The Nicotiana sylvestris chromosome 6, ASM39365v2, whole genome shotgun sequence genomic sequence GGATAACACAAGTTCTTGTAATGAAACCATTTCTTGAATTATCTCTGGCAAAACCCCTGAAAATTTGTTATGGCTGAGATCAAGCAGTGTTATACTCTTTAGACCTCCAATTTCTCTTGGTAATTTTCCATCTAATAAATTGTTGCTCAAATCAAGCTTTATAAGTGAAGTCAAATTACCAAAAGTCACAGGTAATGCACCAGATAGAAAATTCCTGCTACTGTCAAATATCAAAAGATTTGTCAATTTTCCTAGACTAGCAGGAATTGTACCAACAAAACTGTTTCCTGAAAGAACTAGGCGCACTAATTTTATTAAGCCGCCTAAAGCTTCTGGTATTTCTcctttgagtctgttttcttgcAGTACTAAAGATTGAAGATTCTTAAGGTTGCCAAAACTGGTGGGAATTGTTCCGGTAAGACCAGGATTTGATCGAAACTGTAACGATTCAAGGCTGTTTGCAAGACTATTCCAATTTGATGTGGGAATTGTAATTGGTTTGTGGTGAGATGAGAGAAAGCAATTTGAGAAGGAAAGTCTTTTTAGATGCTTGAGCTTGAACAAGTCTTCTCTGAACTCTGCAGCTGAGGAGCAGCTAAGGGAATTGTCATATACTTCTCCAATGCTTAATTCAGTTATGTGCCAGAAGCCATTAGAGAAATCACATGATACTCCCTGTGGATAAGAGTTTAAACAAGATTTCTTAGAGCTAATACAAGCACTATGATCTAAGGAATGTAATTCTTGTTTCCAAGCTTAGTAAAGTCGGTTTCTGGTAAATTAATCCTTCGCGGAAAATAATTTACAGAATGTAACTTCTATACACTGGCAGTGTAAAACAATTCGTATACTACCAAGCAATACGACAAGAAAATGTCGATGAAATATGGGGTTAGTAACATGGCAAATAAAATAGCTTACCTATCATAACATGTCACAATATGTTAGATAGTGGAAAAGTTCTTTACATGTCAAAGTATATAAGTCCAGTCTTTAATTTAGAAAGGAATGAGAAGTGAACTCAGAAAAAGTCTAACTTTGGTTACATATTAGTACTAGTAGAAAATGTGTTAGATGTTGGAAAGCTACTTAATTACACagacactcaaatcacacattcCCACTGTTTGCAAATCCAAAAGAGAAATACTACTACCTGGAAAAAAAAAGACAACTCGGTGCACTAAGTTTCTGTTATTTGCGGGATCCAGGAAAGGGCCGAACCGCAAGGGTCTATAATACGAGAAGTTGGTAAATTCTTAGCTCTCACTAATTACAATATTTACGAAAAGGGTTTTAAAATATCCATGCATGGCTTTGTCTCATACTGTACTAACTGCTGGAGCAACCCTTTTAACTTATGCTGTCTGAACTAGCATTATTAGTAAAAAAgtttaaaatcctataagtagGGTCTGGGAAGATAGTGTATATGTAGACCTTGCCCTTacccttgtgaaggtagagatattgtttccgatagaccttcGGCTCAAGAAAAGCACAATTCCAACGGTCATGACAAGGAAAAATGGTAGTGGAGAAGCCaagaagcagtagcaacagcaaaaaaataaagataaatgaaGCAAAAAAACTGTAACAGATAATGAACTAGCATTACTGTGTTATTGATTTCcaattagaaaaaaataaaattaatggTAAAATTATACTACCTGGCAAGTCATAAGTTTAGTACCTCTATTGTTGTCCAGCCACAAGGATCAGGATAAAGATATGAACCATTCCACTCATTTCCAACAAAACCTTGAATTGCAGAGTACAATGCCTCTTTCTCATATTTCTCCATTGGAGCTATTGAAGCATCTGCTGCACCCTTGTACATAATATACACCCCAACAAGGACAAACTGAAGAAACATAATTTGAATTTTGATAAAGAAGTTATTCATTGATAATTCAGGATAGCCAAGAATAAGCAGATAAGAAACAGAAGAATGCCAAAAAAAATAACACAAGAAGAGATTTTAGTTGTGGACTTTCATGAAAAAGACAAACAGATCccaagaaaaataaagaatgcAACAGAAAGAAAATGGCTCAGTCTGTGAATCTCTGAATCTGCTTGTAATGAATATAAAGAAAGGTAGAGATTAGAGTGAATGGAGCACAGAGGATATGAAATTGTCCTGTTTTTGTAGTAATTTATTGCTCCAGCAGTAAAGTTAGAGGAAAAAGTAGAATAACAACAAAGGACAGAAGATCTACAAAGCCAAGCCAAGTACAAAAAGAAACGGTTCTCGAGGCTAAAAAGACGTAGATATATAGCAATAATCATAACAATAACTAAAATAGCAGAGTAGGCAGTAGTGAAAAGGAGATATGAAGAAAGAGCCTTTTAAATCTGGTTGATATTGTTCGATTTGGGTGTGCCCGTACGACTTTAAGATACGTTACTAGGATCTAAGATCTATTTACTTATTTATCCAGCATCTCTTTCGTGTTTTATCGACATGAGATTCCCCTGGTGTCACACCGCCTCATGCAATATATAGTCTTGTGATATTGCTAGCTGCTTCTGTTGTCTGTTTAATTTATTAGAGCCAACGTTTATAAACATAATTAATGTGTATAGCTTAGTGGATTTATTTTGTAGGGTTAAAAAGAATTTGAATATTTGTGGTTAATGAAGGATTTGTGCTTTGAAATGGGATTTGGGTTTTGAAGGGGACCAGTTTAACGTCGTTGGAGTCTGGACCAGTAACCAGTTTCCATGCAGATTGCAGAAACGAGCTAATGCTTTCTTGTGATGCATGTTAGAATattttattattcttttattttctttcctccTTTTATTTCCATACCAGTAGTAAGAAGCGGACCTATATACTACCGAGAGGGGTCACCGGTACCCGTAAAATTCGGTAAAAactttacatatatatatgtatatgtctTTAGAAAATAGTGATATATTAGTAATGGACACCCTATATACAAAGCAACTTTTGGTTGAATCCAAAGTGCAACCCCGACCCTCAAATCCTGGGTTCGCCTCTGCGGCAATAGTATTTATAAATATTCTTGAATTTTCTTAATATTAGATTTTTATTGCTATATGTTGTTGTATCGCTTCGTTATCatattattttgt encodes the following:
- the LOC104218398 gene encoding piriformospora indica-insensitive protein 2-like isoform X1; this encodes MNNFFIKIQIMFLQFVLVGVYIMYKGAADASIAPMEKYEKEALYSAIQGFVGNEWNGSYLYPDPCGWTTIEGVSCDFSNGFWHITELSIGEVYDNSLSCSSAAEFREDLFKLKHLKRLSFSNCFLSSHHKPITIPTSNWNSLANSLESLQFRSNPGLTGTIPTSFGNLKNLQSLVLQENRLKGEIPEALGGLIKLVRLVLSGNSFVGTIPASLGKLTNLLIFDSSRNFLSGALPVTFGNLTSLIKLDLSNNLLDGKLPREIGGLKSITLLDLSHNKFSGVLPEIIQEMVSLQELVLSNNPIVDYVTRIQWQKLKHLEILDLSNMGLKGNIPNSMTEMKKLRFLSLSNNSLSGNIPLKFERMPTIYALYLDGNDFTGKLEFSTRFYEKLRSRFRASGNMNLCSSLALMSTRHVPEGVKQCEQDSIIHSEDSDSSLKNEYLNQNLHFIASLGHSGHVISGFTFCFVVRMILMALLWII
- the LOC104218398 gene encoding piriformospora indica-insensitive protein 2-like isoform X2, giving the protein MTCQGVSCDFSNGFWHITELSIGEVYDNSLSCSSAAEFREDLFKLKHLKRLSFSNCFLSSHHKPITIPTSNWNSLANSLESLQFRSNPGLTGTIPTSFGNLKNLQSLVLQENRLKGEIPEALGGLIKLVRLVLSGNSFVGTIPASLGKLTNLLIFDSSRNFLSGALPVTFGNLTSLIKLDLSNNLLDGKLPREIGGLKSITLLDLSHNKFSGVLPEIIQEMVSLQELVLSNNPIVDYVTRIQWQKLKHLEILDLSNMGLKGNIPNSMTEMKKLRFLSLSNNSLSGNIPLKFERMPTIYALYLDGNDFTGKLEFSTRFYEKLRSRFRASGNMNLCSSLALMSTRHVPEGVKQCEQDSIIHSEDSDSSLKNEYLNQNLHFIASLGHSGHVISGFTFCFVVRMILMALLWII